A stretch of DNA from Selenihalanaerobacter shriftii:
AAAAGTTAATTAAAGAATTAAAGTTATTATTAGATTTAGGAGGGCAATAATATGGCTACAGAGATTATTTTAGTTCGACATGGAGAGACTCTTTGGAATAAAGAATCAAAATTTCAGGGCTCTACTGATACAGTTTTAAGTCCATTAGGAATAGAGCAAGCAGAGAAGTTAGCAGATAGATTTAAAGAAGAAGAATTAGATGTGGTTTATGCTAGTAATTTGCAAAGAGCAGTGAAAACAGCAAAAGCAGTAGCTAAGCATCATGAAATTGTAGTTAATGAAGAGCCTAAATTGCAAGAAGCTAGTTTTGGAGAGTGGGAAGGATTAACCTTTGACCAGATTAAAGAGAAAGATGGTAAAAAGTTAGATGCTTGGTTGAAAGATCCAATAACAGTGAGAACCCCAGATGGAGAAAAATTTGAGGATGTACAAGAGCGGGCAATGGAAGCCTTAGATGAAATTAGAGATAAACATCAAGGAGAGAAGGTTTTAGTTGCTGCTCATGGAGGAACGATTCGTGCTTTATTAGTTGAACTTTTAGGAATGCCGTTAAGTAATTTTTGGCGTATTCAACAGGATAATACAGCAGTGAATATTGTTAAATTCTATGATGATGATCCAATTGTAGCATTAGTTAATTGCACCCAACATTTGAGGTAATATATACTTAAATCTTTATTCATATATTGACATATAAAGGTTATTTATGTTATAATATTTAGGAATTCGAAATATTATAAAGTCTAAATAATTTAGGGGAGGTATTAAGTTGCAAAAAGAAGTGACAGAAGATTTTATAGAATTAGAGATGCTATTTAGAAATATTGCTAATAAGGTTAATAAAGCAACAAAAGATAATTTATATAAATTTAATTTAAATAAAAGCAGATTATTTGTTTTAATCGCTGTTTCTAAATCAAAGAATATTACTATGGGAAAATTAAAAGAAAAGATGCATTTAGCATGTAGTTCTATTACCAATTTAGTAGATAAGCTTGAAGCAGATGATTTGCTTAAAAGAGAACGAAGTGAAGAAGATAGAAGAG
This window harbors:
- a CDS encoding MarR family winged helix-turn-helix transcriptional regulator: MQKEVTEDFIELEMLFRNIANKVNKATKDNLYKFNLNKSRLFVLIAVSKSKNITMGKLKEKMHLACSSITNLVDKLEADDLLKRERSEEDRRVIQLHLTNKGRELLNSILKFRTEYLSQALNDLTSLEFSQLQKVLQKIDNELE
- the cobC gene encoding alpha-ribazole phosphatase codes for the protein MATEIILVRHGETLWNKESKFQGSTDTVLSPLGIEQAEKLADRFKEEELDVVYASNLQRAVKTAKAVAKHHEIVVNEEPKLQEASFGEWEGLTFDQIKEKDGKKLDAWLKDPITVRTPDGEKFEDVQERAMEALDEIRDKHQGEKVLVAAHGGTIRALLVELLGMPLSNFWRIQQDNTAVNIVKFYDDDPIVALVNCTQHLR